The Corallococcus soli DNA window CGCGAGGCGGGTGCCGGTGCGGCGCGGCTCGTGGGGTACGTGGTGGCCCGGTCCGGTGCGCGGTTGTCGCCGGAGGGACTGCGGCAGGCGTTGGAGTCGCGGCTGCCGGCGTACATGGTTCCGTCCGCGTTCGTGGTGCTGGAGGCGCTGCCGACGACGCTGAACGGCAAGGTGGACCGCAAGGCGCTCCCGGAGCCGCCGGTGGAGCGCTCGACGGGGAGGGCACCGTCGGGTCCCCGGGAGCAGTGGGTGGCGCGGGTGTTCGCGGAGGTGCTCGTCCGCGAATCGGTGAGCGCGGACGACAGCTTCTTCGCGCTGGGGGGAGACTCCGTCTCGGCCATGCGGCTCGTGTCCCGGCTGCGGCGCGAGGGCTTCGCGTCCTCGCCGAAGCAACTCTTCGAGCACCCCACGGTTGCGGGGTTCGCCGAGCAATTGGTGCCGTTGGAGTCGGAGCCCGTCGCGGCGCTCGCGCCCGGGGATGCCGTGCCCCTCACCTCCATGCAGCGGGGCATGCTCTTCCGGGCGTTGTTCTCGCCTGCGTCGCGCGACTACTTCGAGCAGGTGGGCGGCATGCTCTCCGCGGATCTGGACGTCGTCGCGTTCCAGGAGGCGTGGAAGGCCGCGCTGGAGCGACACGCGGCGCTGCGCACGGTGTTCGTGCTGGACGGCGCAGGCCCCCCGGCGCAGCGGATCATCGAGCGCTTCGAAGCTGGTGTCTCGCCGCCGTGGACGGTGGTCGAAGGCGTGGGCGTGGCCGCGGTATCCGACGCCGACTGGCTGCGCTTCCTGGAGGAGGATCTCCAGCAGGGCTTCCCGTTGACGCAGGGACCGCTGCTCCGGCTGGCGCTGTCCCGGGCGCCCTCGGGCCTGTGGCGGTTCGCGCTGTCCTTCCACCACGCCATCCTGGATGGCTGGAGCCTGGGTCTGCTGCTGGCGGAGGTCGCGGAGCACCATGACGCCGTGCGCGCCGGGAGGACGCCCGTGTTCGCGGCGCCTCCGGACTTCCGCCACTTCGTGCGCCACGAAGGGGGGCAGGACCTGGGCCCGGCGCGGGCGCTGTGGACGGAGGCGCTCCGGGGCTTCGACTCGCCCACGCCGCTGCCCCACGACGAACGGGACCTCCCCGTGCGGTCCGGGGAGCCTCACTACGCCCGCCACGCGGTGGAGCTGGACGGCCGCGAGACGCAGCGGCTCCAGGACTTCTGCGCGCGCCACGGGCTGACGTTGAGCACGCTCGTCCAGGCTGCCTGGGGGCTGGTGCTCGCGCGGCATGCGGGGACGGCGGAGGCCGTGTTCGGCTCGCTGGTGTCGGGCCGCTCCGCGCCGGTCGAGCGCGTCACGGAGCTGGTGGGACTGCTCGTCAACACGCTGCCGGTCCGCGTCCGCGTGACGTCCGGGCAGCCCGTGCTGACGTGGCTGCGCGAGCTGCAACGCCAGCAGGCCGAGCTGCGCGAGCACGAACTCGTGCCGCTGGAGCAGGTCCAGCGTTGGAGCGAGGTGGGCGCCGGGCGGCTCCTCTTCGAGAGCGTGCTCGTGGTGGACCCCTGGCCCCTTCGCGGCGGCGAGCGGGGCGTCTTCGCGGGCGGCGTCGAGGAGCTGGGCCCGCCGCGCACGGGGTTCCCGCTGCACCTGGCCGCATATCCCGGCGCGTCGCTGGGGCTCGCGCTCACCTACGACACGAACCGCCATGGCGAGCAGGCCGTGGCCCGGCTCGCGAGCAGTCTGCGCACGGTCCTCTCGGCGATGGTCGCGGGCCCGGAGCTGTCCGTGGGCCGGCTGTCCCTGCTGGGGGCGGAGGAGCGGCAGGAACTGCTGCTCGCGTGGAATCCGACGACGCACGTCTTCGAGCACCCGTGCCCGCTGCACGTTCCGTTCGAACAGCAGGCCGCGCGCACGCCGTCGGCCATCGCCCTGGAGATGGAGGGGCGGTCGCTGACGTACGCGCAGCTCGACGCGCGGGCGAACCTGCTGGCGCACCGGCTGCGCGCGCAGGGCGTGGGACCGGAGGCGCTGGTGGGCGTCTTCCTGGAGCGCTCGCTCGACATGGTCGTGGGGCTGTACGGCATCCTCAAGGCGGGCGGGGCCTGGCTGCCCCTGGAGCCGGCGCTGCCGCCGGAGCGCCTGCGCCAGATGGTGGAGGACGCGCGTCCCCTGGTGACGCTCACGAGCCGGGCCCTTTCAGGGAAGATGCCCGAAGGCGCGGGCCTCGCGTGCGTGCTCGACGACGGCGCGTGGGCGGCCGGGTTGGAGCCCTCCGCCTCCGCGCGGCCTCCGCCGGACGGCGCGGGGCTGGATCATCCCGCGTACTGCATCTTCACCTCGGGTTCGACGGGGCGGCCCAAGGGCGCGCTCGTCACCCATCGCGGCATCCACAACCGCATCGCCTGGATGCAGGACGCCTACGGGCTGGGGCCCGGGGACCGGGTGCTCCAGAAGACGCCCTTCAGCTTCGACGTGTCCGTCTGGGAGTTCTTCTGGCCGCTCGCGGTGGGGGCCCGCCTGGTGGTGGCGCGCCCTGGCGGTCACCAGGATCCCGCCTACCTCGTGCGGACCCTGGCCGCCGAGCGCATCACCACGGTGCACTTCGTGCCGTCCATGCTCCAGTTCTTCCTGGAGGCCCCGGGGCTGGAGTCGCTGGAGTCCCTCACGCGCGTCTTCTGCAGCGGCGAGGCGCTCCCGGGCGCCCTCCAGCGCCGCGTGTTCGAGCGACTGCCCCACGCCGCGCTCCACAACCTCTACGGCCCCACCGAGGCGTCCGTGGACGTGTCCCATTGGACGTGCCGGCCCGGGGACGCGCGGCCCACCGTGCCCATCGGATTCCCCGTCTTCAACACGCGGATGCACGTGCTGGACGCGGACCTCAACCTGCTGCCTACCGGCGCGCTGGGAGAGCTGTACCTCGGCGGCGTGCAGCTGGGGCGCGGCTACCTGAACCGGCCCGCCTTGACGGCAGAGCGCTTCATCCCCGACCCCTGCGCGGTGGAGCCGGGCGCGCGGCTGTACCGCACCGGAGACCTGGCGCGGCGGCTGGAGGACGGCTCGCTGGAATACGTGGGCCGGGTGGACAGCCAGGTGAAGGTGCGCGGCTTCCGCATCGAGTTGGGGGAGATCGAAGCGGTGCTCCTGGGCCTGCCCGAAGTGGCTGAGGCCGCGGTGGTGGTGCGTCAGGCGCCGGGAGGAGAGGCGTTGCTCGTCGCCTACGTCGCGCCCCGGGCAGGGAGCGCCCGCCCGGATTGGGCCGACACCCTGCGCGTGGCGCTGGCGCGAGTGCTCCCCGAATACATGGTGCCGGGCCGCTTCGCGGTGCTGGAGCGGCTGCCCCTCACGTCCAGCGGCAAGGTGGACCGCCGCGCGCTGCCGGCCCTGTCCGACGTGACGGGCGACGCGGGCCGAGCAGTCGTCGCGCCCCGGAACGCGCGCGAGGCGGTGCTGGTGGAGCTGTTCGAGCGCGTGCTCGGCGTGACGGGCGTGGGGGCGACGAGCGACTTCTTCCAGCTCGGAGGCCACTCCATGCTCGTGCTGCGGTTGCTGGCGCGGATGGAGGCGGCCTTCGGGGTGCGGCTGCCGCTCGCCGCGCTGTTCCAGACGAGCACGGTGGAGGGGCTCGCCCGCGCCGTGGAGACGGCCGGAGGGGAGCAGGGCGTGCTGGTGCCCCTGGGCGGTGAGGGGGACGCGCCACCGCTGTTCCTCGTCCACCCGGTGGGCGGCAACGTCCTGTGCTACCGCGCGCTGGGCGAAAGGCTCACGGGCCGGCGGCTCTACGCCTTCCAGTCCCAGGGCGTCACCGGCGCCGCGCCGGACACGACGGTGGAGGCGATGGCCGCGCGGTACGTGCGCGAGCTGCGCCGGGTGCGACCGTCCGGCCCGTACCACCTCTTCGGCTGGTCCATGGGCGGCGTCATCGCCTTCGAAATGGCCCGCCAGCTCGATGCGGCGGGGCAGGTGGTGGCCGAGCTGTGCCTGCTGGACGCGACGCTGGAGGGCTTCGAGCAGCCGCTCGGGCCCGGGGACGACGCGGCGCTCCTGGGCGCCTTCGCGGTGGACCTGGGCTTGTCCGAAGGGGCCGTGGAGTCGCTCGCGCCGGGCGCCAGCCTGCCGGAGCTGCTGCGGGCCGCGCGGGACGGCGGCGTGCTGCCCGAGGACGCGCCGCTGGAGACGCTGGAGCGCCTGTACGCGGTGTTCCGCGCGAACCTGGAGGCCCTGCACGCCTACCGCCCGGGGCCGTACGCGGGAGCGCTGACCCTGCTGGCGGGGGCTGGGGGCGGCATCCAGGAGGCCACCTCCCCCGACTGGGGCTGGGCCCGCGTCACGCGGGGCGGCGTGCGGACGCTGCTCGTTCCCGGCGACCACTACCAACTCTTGAACCCGTCCCATGTGCGCGCCGTGGGCAACGCCCTCCAGTCGCTGCTCGAAGGCGACCTGACGGCCACCGCGCACGCACCCACCCACGAAAGGAACCCAGGGCCATGAACTTCTACCCGAAGCACCTCTTCCCCTTCACGCAGGAGCTGGAAGCGAACTACCCGGCCATTCGCGCGGAGGCGGAGCGGCAGATCGAAGCCCGGTTCAAGCCGTACGCCTATTCGGACGTGTACACGGCCGGGTGGACCACGTTGGACCTGCTGTACCACGACAACCGGTTGGACGTGCGCAACCGCCCGCGCTTCACCGTGTCCGACTGCACGGATCCGCTCCAGCTCTTCACCGTGCTGCTGGGCGATCCGACCTCGTTCGAATCGGGCCTGCTCCAGGCGCGCCTGGGCGAGGAGACGATGCGCGAGCTGTCCTCGTACACCTCGCCGCACGACTGCACGCCCTCGATGATCGACCGGCTGGTGGCCGGCATGAACGCGGTGGTGGCGGACGCCGGCTTCTTCGTGGAGCACCAGCGGCGGCTCACCCTGGATGACCGCGCCCCGCGCTCGCGCGAGCGGCTGGCGAAGCTGCTGGCGGCCGGCCGGCTGGTGCAGCGCGACGGCCAGTACGCGCTGGGACGGGTGGAGGACGACGAAGCCCGGGAGCAGCTGCGCTGGCTCCACGTCGCGGTGCTGGAGGAGGTCGTCTACCCCAGCTTCCTGAAGAAGGGCGGCCTCACCGAATTCAAGGACGTGACGGACGCGTGCCCGGTGACGACGTCCATCGTGAAGAAGATCCCCGGCCTGCGCAGCGTCTGGTTCTCCTGCCTCGCGCCCGGCTCCCACATCCTGGCGCACACGGGCAACGACGCCACGATGCTCCGTTGCCACCTGGGCCTCATCGTCCCGGGCGACGCGGTGATGGCCGTCGGTTCGCACCGCGTGTCGCCCAACGACTTCAAGGACGTGGATCGCTTCCTGCCGCTCCTGGCCGAGGGCAACGACAGCCTGCCCGCGCGGCTGCTGCGGGACGCGCTGCCGGAGGCGGAGCGGCGCGCGCTCGAAGGACGCTCCTCGCTCTCGGTGGAGCGGACGGAGGATCCGGAGGGGACCTGGAAGCTGCTGTGGGCCGTGGCGGAGGCCCTCAACACGCGCATCGAGCAGCCGGGCTTCTGCCTGCCGTACCGGGACGCGACGCCGCACCCCGCCTCGCCGGTGTTCGACGAGACCTTCGCCCGGCTCCAGGCGCAGGGCGTGCTCACGGCGAAGGGTGAGGCCGCGCCCGCCGCGCTGGCGTCGGAGTCCGGCCGCGAGGAGCTGCACTACCTCAACACGCTCTTCTTCATTGAGCGCGCGTTCCCGGAGGTCCTCGCCAAGTCGCCGCGCGTGCGGCGGGAGTTCATCTCCTGGGAGGAGGGGCGCTGCTTCGTCTTCGACGACACCCAGTACCACGAGGTGTGGCAGCGCTCGGATCGCAACCGGGTCATCTTGAACGTCGACGTGGACCGCGAAACCTACGCCTGAGGACGCGTGCCGCGCGGTCCCGGGCCCCTTGGGGACGGAAGACCGCGCGCACGCTGGAAGGAAACAACGTGACGCGGGTGGTGAGGTTCGGACGGGGGTGGCTGGCGGGGCTCTGGCTCGCGCTGGCGTGGCCGGCCCAGGCGGCGGAGGGCCCGCGTGCGCCCGCCGTCTTCCGGGCGGCGCGCACGGAGGTCGCCGTGGCGGTGGACGGGGTGCTGGACGAGCCCGCGTGGGCCGCGGCGCCGGTGTACTCGGACTTCGTGCAGAGCTTCCCCACGCCGGGAGCCGAGCCCGGCGAGCGCACCGAGGTGCGCATCCTCCACGACGAGCGCAACCTCTACGTGGGCATCACCGCGTTGGATCGCCAGCCCGCCCTCATCCGCCGGAGCCTGGGCCGGCGCGACGCCATCCCGCCATCGGACATGGTGACGGTGATGGTGGACAGCCTGAAGGACAGGGCCACCGCCTACCTCTTCTCCATCAACGCTGGCGGCACGCTGGAGGACGCGCGGCTCACCGAGGACACCACCGAGGCGAAGGACTGGGACGCCGTCTGGGAGGGAGAGGCCACCGTCACGCAGGAAGGATGGACCGCGGAGCTGCGCGTGCCCCTGTCCGTCCTGCGCTTCCCGGAGGCGCCGGTGCAGACGTGGGGCTTCCACGTCCGCCGGTTGATGTCCCGGACGCACGAGCAGGTGGACTCCACCGTCATCCCGCGCGAGGCCAACGCGCTCGTGTCGCGCTTCGCGGACTTCCAGGGGCTGGAGGGCGTGCGCCACCAGCGGAGGCTGATGTTGACGCCCTACGTGGCCAGCCGGGTCACCGCGAGCCGCGCCGCCGTACCGCTGGGCGGGGCGTCGTCGGTGGAGCCGTCCGCGGACGTGGGGCTGGACTTCCAGGCCGCGCTCGCCAGCGACCTGTCGCTCACGGGCACGTTCAACCCGGACTTCGGCCAGGTGGAGGCGGACGAGCTGTTGGTGAACCTGAGCACGTCGGAGGTGTTCTTCCCGGAGAAGCGTCCCTTCTTCCTGGAGGGGCTGGAGCTGTTCCAGCCGGTGGGCGCGCAGGCGGGGCGCTCCGCGCAGACGCTCTTCTATTCGCGGCGCGTGGGCCTGGATCAGCCGCTGTTGGGCGCGGTGAAGCTGGTGGGCACCGTGAGCGACGGCGTGCAGGTGGGGCTCTTGAACGCCGTCTCCCTGGGCGCCCCGGCGCTGGGGACCGCCCCGGCGCGGGGCTACCGCTTCCAGTGGGCGCGCCCGCTGCACTTCGCCTCGCAGGCCACGCTGCCGCGCGTGGTGCCGCCGCCCATGAACTCGCTGGCGGGCGTGCTGCGCGCGGAGGTGGCGGAGGGCCAGCAGCTGGGCCTGATGGTGACGGCGGCGAGCCCGCTGTCCTCGAAGTGCCAGGGCACGCCGCTGCCGGACGACCCTCCGTGTGTCGCGCGAGGCGGACAGGCGGCGGCGGCGGACTTCCGGCTGCGCACGGCGGACGGCGTCTTCGCCGTGTCCGGGCTGGTGGACGCGTCGCGGGTGACGGGCGGGGGCCCGGAGGGGCTGCTCCTGCGCGACGGGACGCTGCTGCGCCCGGGGGACATGGGCTTCGGGGCCTACCTGCGCGGCGGGAAGCTGGGCGGTGAGCCGTGGCGCACGACGCTGACGTACGAGTACGAGTCGCCCACGCTGGACCTGAACGCGTCCGGCTTCCAGCCGCTCCAGAACCAGCAGAAGGTGTCGGCCCACGTGCAGTACGGGCGCGGTTCGCGGTGGGGCATCTTCCCGGAGCTGTGGCTGGGCGTGCGGGCGCAGGGGGGCTGGTCCACGGATGCGCGGGGGCTGCCGCTGTCGCGCGGGCTGGACCTGACGTTGGAGGGCGTGCTGCCGGACTTCAGCACGCTGTTCTGTGACGCGGGCGTGGAGGTGGATCGCCGCGACCTGCGGGAGATTCCGGAGCGGGGGCTGGCGTACGAGCTGCCGGACTTCGGCTACCTCACCTGCGGGCTGGAGACGGATCCGCTGCGGCCGCTGGCCCTGAAGCTGGAGGGCTACGTGGACCGCACCACCCAAAACGGCGCCTCGCCGGGCCGGGTGGGCAAGGCCCTGAGCGCGGGCGTGTCGTGGCGTCCCATGCCCCGGCTCCAGACGGACGTGGACGTGTCGTACGAGGCCACGCAGGACGGCCCCCGGTGGACGGGGGAGACGGAGGATGGACGGCTGCTCTTCGCGGAGCTGGTGCCGCGCTTCCTCACGCTGACGTTCAAGCAGCTCGTGGTCGTCACGCCCCGGCTCACCCTTCAGGCGCGGGTGCAGCTGCTCACGGGCCTGGGCCCGTACGGCCCCTTCTACGCGGCGCGGATCCCCGAGGACGGGACGGTGCGGCTGCGCGACCTCCAGCCGGTGACGGACGTGGAGGACCCCAGCTTCCACACGGCGGCGCTCAACGTGAACGTGGTGGCGCGGTGGGAGTACCACGTGGGCTCCACGCTCTATTTCATCTACTCGCGGGCCCAGGAGGAGCCGCTCCTGGAGGGGACGGACGCGGGCCGGAGGTCGCTCGGGCCGCAGGGGCTGGGGCTGGGGCCGCGCTCGGACACGGTGTTGC harbors:
- a CDS encoding aspartyl/asparaginyl beta-hydroxylase domain-containing protein codes for the protein MNFYPKHLFPFTQELEANYPAIRAEAERQIEARFKPYAYSDVYTAGWTTLDLLYHDNRLDVRNRPRFTVSDCTDPLQLFTVLLGDPTSFESGLLQARLGEETMRELSSYTSPHDCTPSMIDRLVAGMNAVVADAGFFVEHQRRLTLDDRAPRSRERLAKLLAAGRLVQRDGQYALGRVEDDEAREQLRWLHVAVLEEVVYPSFLKKGGLTEFKDVTDACPVTTSIVKKIPGLRSVWFSCLAPGSHILAHTGNDATMLRCHLGLIVPGDAVMAVGSHRVSPNDFKDVDRFLPLLAEGNDSLPARLLRDALPEAERRALEGRSSLSVERTEDPEGTWKLLWAVAEALNTRIEQPGFCLPYRDATPHPASPVFDETFARLQAQGVLTAKGEAAPAALASESGREELHYLNTLFFIERAFPEVLAKSPRVRREFISWEEGRCFVFDDTQYHEVWQRSDRNRVILNVDVDRETYA
- a CDS encoding DUF5916 domain-containing protein, translated to MTRVVRFGRGWLAGLWLALAWPAQAAEGPRAPAVFRAARTEVAVAVDGVLDEPAWAAAPVYSDFVQSFPTPGAEPGERTEVRILHDERNLYVGITALDRQPALIRRSLGRRDAIPPSDMVTVMVDSLKDRATAYLFSINAGGTLEDARLTEDTTEAKDWDAVWEGEATVTQEGWTAELRVPLSVLRFPEAPVQTWGFHVRRLMSRTHEQVDSTVIPREANALVSRFADFQGLEGVRHQRRLMLTPYVASRVTASRAAVPLGGASSVEPSADVGLDFQAALASDLSLTGTFNPDFGQVEADELLVNLSTSEVFFPEKRPFFLEGLELFQPVGAQAGRSAQTLFYSRRVGLDQPLLGAVKLVGTVSDGVQVGLLNAVSLGAPALGTAPARGYRFQWARPLHFASQATLPRVVPPPMNSLAGVLRAEVAEGQQLGLMVTAASPLSSKCQGTPLPDDPPCVARGGQAAAADFRLRTADGVFAVSGLVDASRVTGGGPEGLLLRDGTLLRPGDMGFGAYLRGGKLGGEPWRTTLTYEYESPTLDLNASGFQPLQNQQKVSAHVQYGRGSRWGIFPELWLGVRAQGGWSTDARGLPLSRGLDLTLEGVLPDFSTLFCDAGVEVDRRDLREIPERGLAYELPDFGYLTCGLETDPLRPLALKLEGYVDRTTQNGASPGRVGKALSAGVSWRPMPRLQTDVDVSYEATQDGPRWTGETEDGRLLFAELVPRFLTLTFKQLVVVTPRLTLQARVQLLTGLGPYGPFYAARIPEDGTVRLRDLQPVTDVEDPSFHTAALNVNVVARWEYHVGSTLYFIYSRAQEEPLLEGTDAGRRSLGPQGLGLGPRSDTVLLKASYAW